A section of the Bifidobacterium sp. ESL0728 genome encodes:
- a CDS encoding 2,3-butanediol dehydrogenase produces MKAVRIYGENDVRVENVDIADPKPDQVQIKVKFCGICGSDLHAYSEGWGLPTHPHPLTGKTVPITLGHEFSGEVVKVGSAVTDLKVGDGIAVEPLLACGKCENCRAGNYNFCNNVVAEDGAGNFLGFSQDGGMAEYANIDDVFAHKLPEGMDYDLGALCEPVSVSYEGIKKCGLREGDTVAVMGAGPIGLTTALLARIAGANRVYISDVSEVRLAKARELGFTDVLNPAKQDVNAVIRADYPNGVDITFECAGVQPTFDTALKVTRRTGKIQIVALFGKPVTVNFTDDVIMQGIDIYTTLCYQNSFDTVLGIINAHQDQFKPVITKKVSLDDAVEGIKGLATDKSQVKVMIAPEL; encoded by the coding sequence ATGAAAGCTGTTCGAATTTACGGTGAAAATGATGTACGCGTCGAAAATGTCGACATTGCCGATCCGAAGCCGGATCAGGTGCAGATCAAGGTGAAGTTCTGCGGCATCTGTGGCTCCGACCTCCATGCCTACTCCGAAGGCTGGGGCCTGCCCACCCATCCGCACCCACTGACCGGCAAGACCGTCCCGATCACGCTCGGACACGAATTCTCCGGCGAAGTCGTCAAGGTCGGCAGCGCCGTCACCGATCTCAAAGTAGGGGACGGCATTGCCGTCGAGCCGCTGCTGGCCTGCGGCAAGTGCGAGAACTGCCGCGCCGGCAACTATAACTTCTGCAACAACGTGGTGGCCGAAGACGGCGCCGGCAACTTCTTGGGATTCTCTCAAGACGGAGGCATGGCCGAATACGCCAACATCGATGACGTTTTCGCCCACAAACTGCCCGAAGGCATGGATTACGATCTCGGAGCGCTCTGCGAACCGGTCTCCGTCTCGTACGAAGGCATCAAGAAGTGCGGCCTGCGCGAAGGCGACACCGTCGCGGTGATGGGTGCAGGCCCGATCGGCCTGACCACCGCGTTGCTCGCCCGCATCGCCGGCGCGAACCGCGTCTACATCTCCGACGTCTCCGAAGTGCGCCTGGCCAAGGCCCGCGAACTCGGCTTCACCGATGTGCTCAACCCCGCCAAGCAGGATGTCAACGCGGTCATCCGCGCCGACTATCCCAACGGCGTGGACATCACCTTCGAGTGCGCCGGCGTGCAGCCCACGTTCGACACCGCGCTCAAGGTCACCCGTCGCACCGGCAAGATCCAGATCGTCGCGCTGTTCGGCAAGCCGGTGACCGTCAACTTCACCGACGACGTGATCATGCAGGGCATCGATATCTACACCACGCTGTGCTACCAGAACAGCTTCGACACCGTGCTCGGCATCATCAACGCCCATCAGGACCAGTTCAAGCCGGTCATCACCAAGAAGGTCAGCCTCGACGACGCCGTTGAAGGCATCAAGGGCTTGGCCACCGACAAGAGCCAGGTCAAGGTGATGATCGCTCCGGAGCTCTAA
- a CDS encoding InlB B-repeat-containing protein produces the protein MNKDTLLLRHSRTAPQGGKLLTLVAAAIASMAMLVPSSAQAIEPRTCTPGTSSISSCFPDANLASTVAQKVGKSATDTFTTADQNAITSLTHNSLDDASTKITSLEGIQHLPHLQSLDVTGNRIDTISQLSGLTELNSLTLDENTISDLTPLSGLHNLTFLSLRHNTADTLAPLSGLTLLSDLNVDQNHIMDLTPLAGLSNLTTFSAQNEQLYIPTPLPKGATTGSLNVAKGVDGHWIMPINYDPGTSHTFDNSTGKVTWTGLTTHTTGLSLILYQSFTLNGKTFIYTGTINQPKETDNWNVTFDGNGGSFSIGGGQFNTSKQEVQDHHKATEPNPLPTRPGFTFQGWATDANGTTDFNMNSAITHDTTIYAKWKADHYTVHFDSNGGSSVPDQSGLAYNDHATKPTQPTKPGYDFNGWETIDGSGHHSDFDFNTPITGNTTLHAKWKTHQDQDTVHFDTNGGSPLPDQTVTPGGTIDNSKKPTKPGEHFDGWQIDDGHGHLVDFDPSTPITGDITLHAKWSAIGGAAGNAAGANKNNNGNNGAKSGPGQLGKTGSAVLGVAVTALLAIAGASAITMRRRKEQF, from the coding sequence GTGAACAAGGATACATTATTATTACGGCACTCTCGAACAGCTCCGCAAGGAGGCAAGCTGCTGACCCTAGTAGCAGCAGCTATTGCATCCATGGCCATGCTGGTGCCGTCAAGCGCACAGGCCATCGAACCACGCACCTGCACCCCGGGCACCAGCAGCATCAGCAGCTGCTTCCCGGATGCGAACCTCGCAAGCACGGTGGCACAAAAAGTCGGCAAAAGCGCGACAGACACATTTACCACCGCCGACCAGAACGCGATCACCAGCCTGACCCACAACTCACTGGACGACGCATCGACGAAAATCACCAGCCTTGAAGGAATCCAGCATCTGCCCCATTTGCAGAGCCTCGATGTAACCGGCAACCGGATCGACACCATCAGTCAGCTAAGCGGCCTGACCGAGCTAAATTCACTGACCTTGGATGAAAACACCATCTCCGACCTCACTCCCCTTTCCGGGCTACACAACCTGACATTCCTGAGCCTGCGCCACAACACCGCCGACACCCTGGCACCGCTCAGCGGACTTACCCTGCTCAGCGACCTCAACGTCGACCAGAACCACATCATGGATCTCACACCGTTGGCGGGGCTCAGCAACCTCACCACCTTCTCGGCCCAGAACGAGCAGCTCTACATACCGACCCCGCTGCCCAAGGGCGCAACCACAGGAAGCCTAAACGTTGCCAAGGGTGTCGATGGCCACTGGATCATGCCTATCAATTACGATCCGGGTACTTCCCATACGTTCGACAATTCCACCGGCAAGGTCACCTGGACCGGCCTGACCACGCATACCACGGGTCTCTCTTTGATCCTCTACCAGTCCTTCACCCTCAACGGCAAGACCTTCATCTACACCGGGACCATCAACCAGCCCAAGGAAACCGACAACTGGAACGTGACGTTTGACGGCAACGGAGGCTCCTTCAGTATTGGAGGCGGCCAATTCAACACATCGAAACAGGAAGTCCAGGACCACCACAAGGCCACTGAACCCAACCCGCTGCCGACCCGCCCCGGATTCACGTTCCAAGGCTGGGCAACAGATGCCAACGGCACTACCGATTTCAACATGAACTCGGCCATCACGCACGATACGACCATCTACGCCAAGTGGAAGGCCGACCATTATACGGTGCACTTCGATTCCAACGGCGGCAGCTCCGTACCCGATCAGTCTGGTCTGGCCTACAACGACCACGCCACGAAGCCGACCCAGCCGACCAAGCCGGGATATGACTTCAACGGTTGGGAGACGATTGACGGCAGCGGCCACCACTCCGATTTCGATTTCAACACCCCGATCACCGGCAACACCACGCTGCACGCCAAGTGGAAAACGCATCAGGACCAGGACACCGTGCACTTCGACACCAACGGCGGCAGCCCGCTGCCTGACCAGACCGTAACGCCAGGCGGTACCATTGACAACAGCAAGAAGCCCACCAAGCCTGGCGAGCACTTCGATGGATGGCAGATCGATGATGGCCACGGCCATCTCGTCGACTTCGATCCCTCCACCCCTATCACCGGCGACATCACCCTGCACGCCAAGTGGAGCGCCATTGGCGGAGCCGCTGGCAACGCAGCGGGTGCCAACAAAAACAACAACGGGAACAACGGCGCCAAGAGCGGCCCGGGGCAGCTGGGCAAGACCGGTAGCGCCGTCCTCGGCGTCGCCGTCACCGCTCTGCTTGCGATTGCAGGCGCTTCGGCGATCACCATGCGCCGCCGCAAGGAGCAGTTCTGA